Proteins co-encoded in one Dasypus novemcinctus isolate mDasNov1 chromosome 18, mDasNov1.1.hap2, whole genome shotgun sequence genomic window:
- the ARL2BP gene encoding ADP-ribosylation factor-like protein 2-binding protein isoform X1 — protein sequence MDALEEESFALSISSASDAEFDAVVGYLEDIIMDDEFQLLQRNFMDKYYQEFEDTEENKLTYTPIFNEYISLVEKYIEEQLLERIPGFNMAAFTTTLQHHKDEVAGDIFDMLLTFTDFLAFKEMFLDYRAEKEGRGLDLSSGLVVTSLCKSSSTPASQNSLRH from the exons ATGGACGCCTTAGAGGAAGAGAGCTTCGCGCTGTCCAT CTCTTCCGCCTCTGATGCAGAATTTGATGCTGTGGTTGGATATTTAGAGGACATCATCATGG ATGATGAGTTCCAGTTATTACAGAGAAATTTCATGGACAAGTACTACCAGGAGTTTGAAGACACGGAAGAGAATAAACTCACCTACACACCCATTTTTAATGAATAT ATTTCCTTGGTAGAAAAGTATATTGAGGAGCAGCTACTGGAACGGATTCCTGGATTTAACATGGCGGCTTTCACAACAACGTTACA GCACCATAAAGATGAAGTGGCTGGTGACATATTTGACATGCTACTCACGTTTACAGATTTCCTGGCCTTTAAAGAAATGTTTCTGGACTACAGAGCA GAAAAAGAAGGCCGGGGACTGGATTTAAGCAGTGGCTTAGTGGTGACTTCATTGTGCAAATCATCTTCCACTCCAGCTTCTCAGAACAGCCTGCGGCACTAG
- the ARL2BP gene encoding ADP-ribosylation factor-like protein 2-binding protein isoform X2: MDDEFQLLQRNFMDKYYQEFEDTEENKLTYTPIFNEYISLVEKYIEEQLLERIPGFNMAAFTTTLQHHKDEVAGDIFDMLLTFTDFLAFKEMFLDYRAEKEGRGLDLSSGLVVTSLCKSSSTPASQNSLRH; the protein is encoded by the exons ATGG ATGATGAGTTCCAGTTATTACAGAGAAATTTCATGGACAAGTACTACCAGGAGTTTGAAGACACGGAAGAGAATAAACTCACCTACACACCCATTTTTAATGAATAT ATTTCCTTGGTAGAAAAGTATATTGAGGAGCAGCTACTGGAACGGATTCCTGGATTTAACATGGCGGCTTTCACAACAACGTTACA GCACCATAAAGATGAAGTGGCTGGTGACATATTTGACATGCTACTCACGTTTACAGATTTCCTGGCCTTTAAAGAAATGTTTCTGGACTACAGAGCA GAAAAAGAAGGCCGGGGACTGGATTTAAGCAGTGGCTTAGTGGTGACTTCATTGTGCAAATCATCTTCCACTCCAGCTTCTCAGAACAGCCTGCGGCACTAG